A DNA window from Ornithobacterium rhinotracheale DSM 15997 contains the following coding sequences:
- a CDS encoding T9SS type A sorting domain-containing protein, giving the protein MKKHLFLIASVFFAFSAKAQHTLAVKKNTNVKVSPNTLFYVKGDAKLDKYDAGTNKFSNQGNVKIDGGLATNDDGKNFVNEYYKTAGYGQLIIKQNASNGGNISSEVKFNPVYSLHPLSLPYSGVSVENVVTQVFGSASSGAFVGFTPGRGGFKKFDKKRYENPLFFWNNNENDKHGLEQLGQGDRIGDNDLNLARYYAVSNFSSLGKIGDAKKTLSGVPVNKSFTVSLNPYSLVNNKDVNAWGEAYGSYIIDFTQAMPKGWENYSYKSSNVSANGFGSNIFYLGNPYTSNIDLIKLVEQSGAENNIEAMVQFTSQIYDPSVNNGTVSNSYGVNMGGLTGQGGGDNKFRYVRPFDVFAVKTNGSKVDLNFNDEVKTFKSESNTPNNFYLRNSNNNSLFAQVGLDLYDANGNTGQRAYVVASNLYDEGVDVTELHNVAIKEENTGIYTLQDNEEVIRRGEGKLFVNGINSDTYLGKPVALVMQNGNGQYRLKARLNDDAKASANKFYFEDKNTGKIQEIGEDFDYQFISNGTEKDRFVVYWGQVPKVNDVAETAKKATQSTLVFKDGNDFKVRFDKGIKKADVFVYNISGQLLSVAKNVDATKDYIVPVQANTTVYVVKVVGDNGSVVTKKIIK; this is encoded by the coding sequence ATGAAAAAACATCTATTTCTTATTGCTAGTGTTTTTTTCGCTTTTTCAGCAAAAGCTCAGCATACTTTAGCTGTTAAGAAAAACACAAATGTTAAGGTGTCTCCAAATACATTGTTTTATGTGAAAGGAGATGCTAAGTTAGATAAATATGACGCTGGAACTAATAAATTCTCTAACCAAGGGAATGTTAAGATTGATGGTGGTCTTGCTACAAATGATGATGGTAAAAACTTTGTAAATGAGTATTATAAGACTGCCGGATACGGACAGTTGATAATTAAACAAAATGCTTCTAACGGAGGAAATATATCTTCTGAGGTTAAATTTAATCCTGTGTATTCTCTTCACCCATTGTCGTTGCCATATAGTGGAGTGTCTGTAGAAAACGTGGTGACTCAAGTTTTTGGTAGTGCTTCATCTGGTGCTTTTGTTGGATTTACTCCAGGGAGAGGTGGTTTTAAAAAGTTTGATAAAAAGAGATATGAAAACCCTTTGTTTTTTTGGAATAACAATGAAAATGATAAGCATGGTCTTGAACAATTAGGGCAAGGTGATAGAATAGGTGATAATGATTTGAATTTAGCAAGATATTATGCAGTTTCTAATTTTTCATCTTTAGGGAAGATAGGGGATGCTAAAAAAACATTGTCAGGTGTTCCTGTTAATAAATCTTTTACAGTCTCTCTTAATCCATATTCTTTAGTAAATAATAAGGATGTTAATGCTTGGGGAGAGGCTTATGGCTCTTATATAATTGACTTTACTCAAGCTATGCCTAAAGGTTGGGAGAATTATAGTTATAAATCATCCAATGTTAGTGCTAATGGTTTTGGTTCAAATATATTTTACTTGGGAAATCCTTATACTTCAAATATAGATTTGATAAAGTTGGTTGAGCAAAGTGGTGCTGAAAATAATATCGAAGCAATGGTTCAGTTTACTTCACAAATTTATGATCCTTCAGTTAACAATGGAACCGTTTCAAACTCTTACGGAGTGAACATGGGAGGATTAACTGGACAAGGAGGAGGAGATAATAAATTCAGATATGTAAGGCCTTTTGATGTGTTTGCTGTAAAGACAAATGGATCTAAAGTTGACTTGAATTTTAATGATGAAGTTAAAACTTTTAAATCTGAGTCTAATACTCCTAATAATTTCTACCTTCGAAATTCGAATAACAACTCTTTGTTTGCTCAGGTAGGACTTGATTTATATGATGCTAATGGAAACACAGGTCAAAGAGCTTATGTTGTTGCTTCTAATTTGTATGATGAGGGTGTTGACGTGACAGAGTTACATAATGTTGCAATAAAAGAGGAAAACACAGGAATCTATACTTTACAAGATAATGAGGAAGTAATAAGAAGGGGTGAAGGTAAGTTATTTGTTAATGGTATAAACTCTGATACTTATTTAGGAAAACCTGTTGCGCTTGTAATGCAAAATGGTAACGGTCAATATAGATTAAAAGCTAGATTGAATGATGATGCAAAAGCTAGCGCTAATAAATTCTACTTTGAAGATAAAAATACAGGTAAGATACAGGAAATAGGTGAGGATTTTGATTATCAATTTATCTCAAATGGTACAGAAAAAGATCGTTTTGTAGTTTATTGGGGACAAGTTCCTAAAGTAAACGATGTAGCAGAGACAGCTAAGAAAGCGACTCAATCAACTTTGGTGTTTAAAGATGGAAACGATTTCAAAGTGAGATTTGATAAAGGAATTAAGAAAGCTGATGTGTTTGTTTACAATATTTCTGGACAACTCCTCAGTGTAGCTAAAAATGTGGATGCTACAAAAGATTATATAGTGCCTGTTCAAGCAAATACTACTGTATATGTGGTAAAAGTTGTAGGAGATAATGGTAGCGTAGTAACTAAAAAAATTATAAAATAA
- a CDS encoding DNA topoisomerase IV subunit B → MANYTEDNIKTLSWSEHIRVRPGMYIGKLGDGSSQDDGIYILIKEIIDNSIDEFVMGSGKTIEISIKDDVVTVRDYGRGIPLGKMVDAVSKMNTGGKYDSRAFKKSVGLNGVGTKAVNALSSFFKVQSVRDGKTREAEFSKGELIEASEEKETTLRKGTKISFKPDPTIFHNYRFRTEYIEKMLKNYVYLNPGLRILFNGEEFFSENGLKDLLEDSIDEEIAYPIIHLKGEDIEIALTHSNKSYSETYYSFVNGQNTTQGGTHLAAFKEAVVRVGREHFNANFDASDIKKSIIAAVAIKVVEPVFESQTKTKLGSTEMGPDMPSVRTFVNDFIRTKLDNYLHKNPEVAELLLKKFRQSERERKELSGVRKKAKELAKKVSLHNEKLRDCRQHYNNPKAKRSLETTIFITEGDSASGSITTCRDTETQAVFSLKGKPKNSYGQEKRLVYENEELNFLQAALNIEDSLEDLRYNNVVIATDADDDGMHIRLLIITFFLQFFPELIREGHLYILQTPLFRVRNKKETRYCYNEEERKKAIQELGKNPEITRFKGLGEISPNEFKNFIGKDIRLEPVMIGKDTNIESLLEFYMGKNTRERQEFIIDNLVIEDDRELTIA, encoded by the coding sequence AGCATATCAGAGTGCGTCCTGGGATGTACATCGGGAAGCTGGGAGATGGCTCTTCGCAAGACGACGGGATTTATATCTTAATTAAAGAAATTATAGACAACTCCATCGATGAATTTGTGATGGGAAGCGGAAAAACCATTGAAATCAGTATAAAAGATGATGTGGTAACTGTGCGCGACTATGGGCGTGGAATTCCGTTAGGGAAAATGGTAGATGCGGTGTCTAAAATGAATACTGGTGGTAAATACGACAGCCGTGCGTTTAAAAAATCGGTAGGACTTAACGGAGTGGGTACCAAGGCTGTGAATGCACTTTCGAGTTTCTTTAAAGTGCAATCTGTGCGAGATGGAAAAACTCGTGAAGCTGAATTTTCTAAAGGTGAATTGATCGAGGCTTCGGAAGAAAAAGAAACTACACTACGCAAGGGTACCAAAATTTCGTTTAAACCAGATCCTACAATTTTCCATAATTATAGATTCCGTACGGAATATATCGAGAAAATGTTGAAAAATTATGTGTACCTGAATCCAGGTTTGCGCATCCTTTTCAATGGTGAAGAATTTTTCTCAGAAAATGGACTAAAAGATTTATTGGAAGATTCGATTGATGAGGAAATCGCTTATCCAATTATTCACTTAAAGGGTGAGGATATCGAAATTGCACTCACACACAGCAATAAATCCTATTCAGAAACTTATTATTCTTTTGTAAACGGACAAAATACTACGCAAGGCGGAACGCATTTGGCGGCTTTTAAAGAGGCGGTTGTGCGCGTGGGGAGAGAGCACTTTAATGCTAATTTCGACGCCTCAGATATCAAGAAATCCATCATTGCGGCGGTAGCCATTAAGGTAGTAGAACCTGTATTTGAATCTCAAACTAAAACAAAGTTAGGGTCTACGGAAATGGGACCGGATATGCCGAGCGTACGAACTTTTGTAAATGATTTTATCCGTACCAAGTTGGATAACTATCTACACAAAAATCCAGAAGTTGCAGAGCTTTTATTAAAGAAATTCAGACAATCGGAGCGCGAGCGAAAGGAACTTTCAGGCGTAAGAAAAAAGGCTAAAGAATTGGCTAAAAAGGTGAGCCTGCACAACGAGAAATTGCGCGACTGCCGTCAGCATTACAACAACCCAAAAGCTAAACGCAGTTTAGAAACCACCATCTTCATCACAGAGGGGGATTCTGCGAGTGGATCTATCACGACTTGTCGCGACACTGAAACGCAAGCAGTATTTAGCTTGAAAGGGAAACCTAAAAACAGCTACGGGCAGGAGAAAAGATTAGTTTACGAAAACGAAGAACTTAATTTCTTGCAAGCAGCATTAAACATTGAGGATAGCCTTGAAGATCTTCGATATAACAATGTGGTAATTGCCACCGATGCCGATGACGATGGAATGCACATTCGCTTGCTAATCATCACTTTCTTTTTGCAATTTTTCCCTGAATTGATAAGAGAAGGGCATTTATACATTTTGCAAACGCCTCTCTTTAGGGTAAGAAACAAAAAGGAAACCCGCTATTGCTATAACGAAGAAGAACGCAAAAAAGCTATTCAAGAACTGGGGAAAAATCCAGAAATCACACGATTTAAAGGGCTTGGAGAGATTTCTCCTAATGAGTTTAAAAACTTCATTGGAAAAGATATTCGCTTAGAGCCTGTGATGATAGGAAAGGACACCAATATCGAATCCCTACTTGAGTTCTACATGGGCAAAAACACCCGAGAAAGGCAAGAGTTTATCATCGATAACCTTGTAATCGAAGACGACCGCGAATTGACTATTGCATAA